From Bacteroidota bacterium, one genomic window encodes:
- a CDS encoding MoxR family ATPase produces the protein MTDHLAPTTGPNKIPLLIDNISKIIRGKEKEIKFVITALLSRGHILLEDNPGAGKTVLAKTLAQSISGGLDEAPVEVTGTVAFRRIQFTPDLLPMDLIGSHIFDDSKKEFIFKKGPLFTNILLADEINRASPKVQSALLECMAENQISVGDRTWHLDKLFFAIATQNPIEMEGTYPLPAAQLDRFYMKISFGYVTEDVELDIYNNYIAIGDIKANVKQVLSYHDVVELQKQSEAIFVHPELVKAVVSIAQNTRRHPEIALGCSTRGGITFIKCLKSWALVNGRNYVIEDDIRAISRPVLHHRLIFRNKEASRVALAQVVDKELERLTRLHISQ, from the coding sequence ATGACGGACCACTTAGCGCCGACAACCGGCCCCAATAAAATTCCGCTGCTTATTGATAACATCAGTAAGATCATCCGCGGAAAAGAAAAAGAAATAAAATTTGTGATCACTGCGCTTCTTTCGCGCGGGCACATCCTGCTCGAAGACAATCCGGGCGCAGGAAAAACTGTTCTTGCAAAAACGCTTGCGCAATCCATTTCCGGCGGGCTCGACGAAGCGCCGGTGGAAGTGACAGGAACAGTTGCTTTCCGCAGGATTCAATTCACGCCCGATCTTCTCCCGATGGATCTGATCGGTTCACATATTTTCGATGATTCGAAAAAAGAATTCATTTTCAAAAAAGGTCCGCTCTTCACGAATATTCTTCTTGCGGATGAGATCAATCGCGCATCACCTAAAGTTCAGAGCGCGTTGCTCGAGTGCATGGCAGAGAACCAGATCTCCGTTGGAGATCGCACCTGGCATCTCGATAAATTATTTTTCGCGATCGCAACGCAGAACCCTATCGAGATGGAAGGAACGTATCCGCTTCCTGCTGCACAGCTCGATCGTTTCTACATGAAAATTTCTTTCGGTTATGTAACAGAAGATGTGGAACTCGACATTTATAATAATTACATCGCTATCGGCGACATCAAAGCGAATGTGAAGCAAGTTCTTTCTTATCACGATGTGGTGGAATTGCAGAAACAGTCGGAAGCAATTTTTGTTCATCCTGAACTTGTGAAAGCCGTGGTGAGCATCGCGCAGAATACGCGCCGTCACCCTGAGATCGCGCTCGGTTGTTCAACGCGTGGAGGAATCACTTTCATAAAATGTTTAAAATCGTGGGCGCTGGTGAACGGAAGAAATTATGTGATTGAAGATGATATCCGCGCCATTTCACGCCCTGTGCTTCATCACCGTTTGATCTTCCGTAATAAAGAAGCATCGCGCGTTGCACTGGCGCAGGTCGTCGATAAAGAACTTGAACGCCTCACCCGCCTGCATATTTCTCAATGA